In Bacillus sp. FJAT-45037, the following are encoded in one genomic region:
- the ylbJ gene encoding sporulation integral membrane protein YlbJ — MYSAKIKTILLATMATFLAGSLMVFPKESFEASIRGMTMWWEVVFPSLLPFFIVSELLIGFGVVTFIGAILEPLMRPLFRVPGVGGFVWAMGLASGNPAGAKFTARLRQDGSVTQIEAERLVAFTNSSNPLFIFGAIAVGFFHNPALGIVLALAHYLGNLCVGLLFRFHGREEEALESTEIKKRISVREALRMLHHERLKDGRPIGKLLGDAVQSSVKTLLMIGGFIILFSVLNQLLLLIGLTTILAGLISILLTLFKLPSDLSIPFISGIFEITLGAKRTSEATNVTLLDQVIITSFFLAFSGFSIQAQVASILAETDIRFRPFFIARLMHGFFAAVIALLLFEPLYVNQQSGGEWGVIPVFLKEQTATTFHPLWQWITQYGSLFTLVMLIIFIFLFTKRSLRNSL; from the coding sequence ATGTATTCCGCTAAAATAAAAACCATCCTACTAGCAACGATGGCCACCTTCTTAGCAGGTTCCTTAATGGTTTTTCCAAAAGAATCATTTGAAGCATCCATACGAGGGATGACGATGTGGTGGGAGGTCGTCTTTCCTTCCTTACTGCCATTTTTTATTGTGTCCGAACTTCTGATTGGCTTTGGCGTCGTTACCTTCATTGGTGCCATCTTAGAACCTTTGATGCGCCCGCTCTTTCGCGTCCCTGGTGTCGGTGGGTTTGTGTGGGCAATGGGGCTTGCTTCTGGAAATCCAGCGGGAGCCAAGTTTACCGCTCGTTTACGCCAAGATGGCAGTGTCACACAAATCGAGGCCGAACGCCTTGTCGCTTTCACCAATTCTTCCAACCCACTTTTTATCTTTGGAGCCATCGCTGTTGGCTTCTTTCATAATCCTGCGTTAGGAATTGTCTTAGCTTTAGCTCACTACTTAGGTAACCTTTGTGTTGGATTACTTTTTCGTTTTCATGGACGAGAAGAGGAAGCACTCGAATCTACTGAGATAAAAAAAAGAATTTCTGTTCGAGAAGCTTTACGTATGCTCCATCATGAACGATTAAAAGATGGTCGACCGATCGGTAAACTACTAGGTGATGCTGTCCAATCATCGGTCAAAACATTATTAATGATTGGCGGGTTTATTATTTTATTTTCTGTTTTAAATCAATTACTCCTGTTAATTGGTCTAACAACCATTCTTGCTGGACTTATTTCAATCCTATTAACGCTCTTTAAGTTACCGAGTGATTTAAGCATTCCGTTTATCTCAGGAATTTTTGAAATCACTCTTGGTGCAAAACGAACAAGCGAAGCAACAAATGTGACTCTACTTGATCAAGTCATTATTACGAGCTTTTTTCTTGCTTTTAGCGGCTTCTCTATTCAAGCCCAAGTCGCAAGCATCCTCGCTGAAACAGATATTCGATTTAGACCATTCTTTATTGCCCGCCTAATGCATGGATTCTTTGCAGCAGTGATTGCCTTATTACTCTTTGAACCATTATATGTCAATCAACAATCTGGAGGCGAATGGGGCGTGATTCCTGTTTTTTTAAAAGAACAAACGGCAACGACTTTTCATCCCTTATGGCAATGGATCACGCAATACGGTTCACTGTTCACCTTAGTGATGCTGATCATTTTTATTTTTCTCTTCACAAAAAGAAGTTTACGTAATTCTCTATAG
- a CDS encoding patatin-like phospholipase family protein — translation MPQTRPKIGLALGSGGARGFAHIGVIKALEKENIPIDYLAGSSMGSLVASLYGIGQSTEALERFAKLFKRKYYLDFTVPKQGFIVGNRIKELIRLLAKSKQLEEALIPVSVVATDLKKGERVVINTGPIAEAVRASISIPGIFVPEKRGEQILVDGGVIDRVPVSVVKEMGADLTIAVDVSYFRQELEFTSIFDVIMQSMDIMAREGMKPKEVDSSFIIRPIVNHTSPLDFTSVDLLIKRGEEATYEQIPKIKETIRDWKGQTDESKKSE, via the coding sequence ATGCCGCAGACACGTCCTAAAATCGGCCTGGCGCTCGGTTCTGGTGGTGCGAGAGGGTTCGCTCATATTGGGGTCATTAAAGCACTCGAGAAAGAAAATATTCCTATTGATTATTTGGCAGGAAGTAGTATGGGCTCGCTTGTTGCTAGTCTTTACGGGATTGGGCAGTCGACGGAAGCATTGGAGCGATTCGCCAAACTGTTTAAACGGAAATACTATCTAGATTTTACTGTGCCAAAACAAGGATTTATTGTCGGAAACCGGATAAAAGAACTCATTCGGTTACTTGCTAAATCAAAGCAATTGGAAGAGGCATTAATCCCTGTGTCCGTAGTTGCAACTGATCTAAAAAAGGGTGAGCGTGTGGTAATTAACACAGGACCTATCGCCGAAGCAGTTCGAGCGAGTATCAGCATCCCTGGGATCTTCGTTCCAGAAAAACGAGGCGAGCAAATACTCGTCGATGGCGGAGTGATTGATCGAGTACCAGTATCAGTCGTTAAAGAGATGGGGGCGGATTTAACAATCGCTGTAGATGTCTCTTATTTCAGGCAAGAGCTTGAATTTACATCGATATTTGACGTCATTATGCAAAGCATGGATATTATGGCCCGTGAAGGCATGAAACCGAAGGAAGTAGATTCCTCATTTATCATACGACCAATCGTCAATCATACGAGTCCGCTAGATTTTACGAGTGTGGACTTATTAATAAAAAGAGGAGAAGAAGCAACATACGAACAAATTCCGAAGATTAAGGAAACCATTAGAGATTGGAAGGGACAAACAGATGAATCAAAAAAGTCAGAGTAA
- a CDS encoding SepM family pheromone-processing serine protease, with product MNQKSQSKWIRFRWPILIIILLALYFIQLPYYYSQPGDALSLDDVIEVEGATTDGEGALMLTTIRMGKANPIFYAWAQLSPYRVLHPEGQIRFENETDEDYEHRQLMMMNDSQEVAKIVAYEHANKSVSYEYFGVLVTSLIEGMPAYEVLKVGDRIQAVNGDSIQTAEQLIELLAGYIEGDTVELELERDDEMMGVSVGFSPFPAEMNAPSDRVGIGIQAPVTDRHVTFDPPVHIDTSKIGGPSAGLMFSLEIYDQLLEEDLTNGYNIAGTGTIREDGTVGRIGGAGQKVVAADRAGASYFLAPHEEGAEDSNYNEAVLAAEDIGTDMLIIPIDRFEDAVAFLESL from the coding sequence ATGAATCAAAAAAGTCAGAGTAAATGGATCCGATTTAGATGGCCTATATTGATAATTATTTTATTAGCACTGTATTTCATTCAATTACCATATTATTATTCGCAACCTGGAGATGCGCTTTCATTAGATGATGTCATTGAAGTAGAAGGTGCAACGACAGACGGTGAAGGTGCTCTTATGCTTACAACGATCCGGATGGGGAAGGCCAACCCGATTTTCTATGCATGGGCTCAGCTCAGTCCTTACCGCGTGCTACACCCAGAGGGGCAAATTCGCTTTGAAAACGAAACAGATGAAGATTATGAACATCGTCAGTTAATGATGATGAATGATTCTCAAGAAGTCGCCAAAATTGTTGCGTACGAACATGCAAATAAATCAGTTAGCTATGAATATTTTGGTGTACTTGTGACGTCACTCATTGAAGGAATGCCAGCCTATGAGGTTCTGAAAGTAGGAGACCGAATCCAAGCCGTAAATGGAGATTCGATTCAAACGGCTGAACAATTAATTGAGTTGTTAGCGGGATACATTGAGGGAGATACAGTAGAGCTTGAACTTGAAAGAGATGATGAAATGATGGGCGTATCTGTTGGATTCTCTCCGTTCCCAGCAGAGATGAATGCCCCCTCTGATCGAGTAGGAATAGGCATTCAAGCGCCTGTGACAGATCGTCATGTGACGTTTGATCCTCCTGTACATATCGACACTAGTAAAATAGGTGGACCTTCCGCTGGTTTAATGTTCTCTCTTGAAATTTATGATCAATTGTTAGAAGAAGATTTAACAAATGGTTATAACATAGCAGGCACAGGAACCATTCGAGAAGATGGCACTGTCGGACGTATTGGTGGGGCGGGACAAAAAGTAGTGGCTGCAGATCGTGCTGGTGCTAGTTATTTCTTAGCACCTCATGAAGAGGGAGCTGAAGACTCCAATTATAATGAGGCGGTTTTGGCTGCTGAAGACATTGGAACA
- the coaD gene encoding pantetheine-phosphate adenylyltransferase, with product MASIAVCPGSFDPVTYGHLDIITRGAKVFDQVIVAVLHNRNKQPMFSVEERVDLLKQVTSHLDNVVIDSFNGLLINYMHEKKANTIIRGLRAVSDFEYEMQAASINKKLGPEIETFFMMTNNHYSYLSSSIVKEVAKYEADVSDIVPDIVAEALKKKFKEQ from the coding sequence ATGGCGAGTATAGCCGTTTGTCCAGGAAGTTTTGACCCTGTAACCTATGGGCACTTAGATATTATTACGCGCGGAGCGAAAGTTTTCGACCAAGTCATTGTTGCCGTCCTACATAATCGAAACAAACAACCGATGTTTTCAGTAGAAGAGAGAGTTGATCTATTAAAACAAGTAACCTCGCATCTGGATAATGTTGTAATTGATTCATTTAATGGATTATTAATTAATTACATGCATGAAAAAAAAGCCAACACAATTATTCGTGGCTTACGTGCGGTTTCAGACTTTGAGTACGAGATGCAAGCTGCTTCGATTAACAAAAAACTAGGACCTGAAATTGAAACGTTTTTCATGATGACGAATAACCATTACTCTTATTTAAGCTCGAGTATCGTCAAAGAAGTGGCTAAGTATGAGGCGGATGTGAGTGATATTGTACCGGATATCGTAGCGGAGGCCTTAAAGAAAAAGTTTAAGGAGCAATAA
- the rsmD gene encoding 16S rRNA (guanine(966)-N(2))-methyltransferase RsmD, producing the protein MRVISGEKKGLSLKAVPGSSTRPTTDKVKESIFNMIGPYFDGGLVLDLYAGSGGLGIEALSRGVNQVVFVDQDKKAVSTVKANLTHCGFQEKAEVYRNDSDRAMKALIKRELSFSLIFLDPPYAKQKLTAEISIIADHDLLTSDGMIVAEHDAAVSLPETISHLAKVRAETYGDTTISIFKHE; encoded by the coding sequence ATGAGAGTGATATCTGGTGAAAAAAAGGGCTTGTCGTTAAAGGCTGTACCTGGTTCATCTACAAGACCAACAACAGATAAAGTAAAAGAATCGATCTTTAATATGATTGGCCCGTATTTTGATGGGGGTCTAGTACTCGATCTTTATGCTGGTAGTGGTGGTCTTGGGATTGAGGCGTTAAGTCGAGGTGTCAATCAAGTGGTTTTTGTCGATCAAGATAAGAAAGCCGTTAGTACCGTGAAAGCAAATTTAACACATTGTGGATTTCAAGAGAAAGCAGAAGTCTATAGGAATGACTCAGATCGAGCGATGAAAGCATTAATTAAGCGAGAGTTATCTTTTTCACTCATTTTTCTTGATCCTCCTTATGCAAAACAAAAACTCACTGCAGAAATTAGCATCATCGCAGATCATGACTTGCTTACAAGTGATGGAATGATTGTGGCTGAACATGATGCAGCCGTGTCATTACCGGAGACCATCAGTCATCTAGCAAAAGTACGTGCAGAAACATATGGAGATACAACAATATCAATATTTAAGCACGAATAA